A stretch of Triticum aestivum cultivar Chinese Spring chromosome 1D, IWGSC CS RefSeq v2.1, whole genome shotgun sequence DNA encodes these proteins:
- the LOC123181301 gene encoding probable serine protease EDA2 isoform X3 has product MVSRAGFASLLGASFLLLLLRSAEPLGFNHRPTTAGDELSAAPSRYLTREERWMSQRLDHFSPTDHRQFKQRYFEFLDYHDDPTGPVFLRICGESSCDGLPNDYLAVIAKKFGAAVVTPEHRYYGKSSPFDSLTTDNLRFLSSKQALFDLAVFRQYYQEKLNSQYNRSAGFDNPWFVFGVSYSGALSAWFRLKFPHLTCGSLASSGVVLAVYNFTDFDKQVGVSAGPECKAALQEITRLVDEQLRSDSHSVKALFGADSLKNDGDFLFLLADAAATTFQYGNPDALCSPLANAKKKGESLVETYAHFVKDYFVKKLGTTVSSYDQEYLKETTPDDSSSRLWWFQVCSEVAYFQVAPKNDSVRSAQVNTRYNLDLCKNVYGEGVYPDVFMTNLYYGGTTSKIVFTNGSQDPWRHASKQKSSEDMPSYIIKCSNCGHGTDLRGCPQLPFRIEGDSSNCTSPEAVNIVRKQIVKNIDLWLSQCHEPTRTW; this is encoded by the exons ATGGTGTCCCGCGCTGGGTTCGCCTCCCTCCTCGGCGCCtccttcctcctgctcctcctgcGCAGCGCCGAGCCGCTCGGGTTCAACCACCGCCCGACGAccgccggcgacgagctctcgGCCGCCCCGAGCAGATACCTGACGCGGGAGGAGCGCTGGATGAGCCAGCGCCTGGACCACTTCTCCCCCACC GACCATCGCCAATTCAAGCAGCGCTACTTCGAGTTCCTGGACTACCACGACGACCCCACCGGCCCGGTGTTCCTGCGCATCTGCGGCGAGTCCTCCTGCGACGGCCTCCCCAACGACTACCTGGCCGTCATCGCCAAGAAGTTCGGCGCCGCGGTGGTGACGCCGGAGCACCGGTACTACGGCAAGAGCTCCCCGTTCGACAGCCTCACCACCGACAACCTCAGGTTCCTCTCGTCCAAGCAGGCGCTCTTCGACCTCGCCGTCTTCCGCCAGTATTACCAG GAAAAACTGAATTCTCAGTACAACCGGAGCGCGGGGTTCGACAATCCGTGGTTCGTCTTCGGGGTCTCCTACTCCGGGGCTCTCAGCGCATGGTTCAGGCTCAAGTTCCCACACCTGACATGCGGAAGCCTCGCGAGCTCCGGGGTGGTTCTTGCTGTGTACAACTTCACTGATTTCGACAAGCAG GTCGGAGTTTCGGCTGGCCCTGAGTGCAAAGCTGCCCTCCAGGAAATAACTAGACTTGTCGACGAACAGCTTCGGTCGGATAGCCACTCGGTGAAGGCCTTGTTCGGAGCGGACTCG TTGAAAAATGACGGTGACTTCCTCTTTCTACTGGCAGATGCAGCAGCCACAACA TTCCAGTATGGGAATCCTGATGCCTTGTGCTCTCCTCTAGCAAATGCGAAGAAAAAGGGGGAAAGTTTGGTG GAAACATATGCTCACTTTGTGAAAGATTACTTTGTTAAAAAATTGGGGACTACAGTATCTTCTTATGATCAAGAGTATTTGAAGGAGACAACTCCCGATGATTCTA GTTCTAGGCTTTGGTGGTTCCAAGTTTGCAGTGAAGTTGCCTATTTTCAAGTCGCACCCAAAAATGATAGTGTTCGTTCTGCGCAGGTCAATACAAG GTACAATTTGGACCTGTGTAAAAATGTTTATGGAGAAGGAGTTTATCCTGATGTGTTCATGACAAACTTATATTATGGAGGCACAA CTTCTAAAATTGTGTTTACAAATGGCTCTCAAGATCCATGGCGTCATGCCTCCAAACAGAAGTCATCGGAAGACA TGCCATCATACATAATCAAATGTAGCAACTGCGGACATGGCACTGATTTGAGAGGATGTCCCCAGCTTCCTTTCAGGATTGAAG GTGACTCTTCAAACTGCACGTCCCCAGAAGCTGTGAACATAGTAAGGAAGCAGATCGTCAAGAACATCGACCTGTGGCTATCACAATGCCATGAACCAACAAG GACGTGGTGA
- the LOC123181301 gene encoding probable serine protease EDA2 isoform X2: MVSRAGFASLLGASFLLLLLRSAEPLGFNHRPTTAGDELSAAPSRYLTREERWMSQRLDHFSPTDHRQFKQRYFEFLDYHDDPTGPVFLRICGESSCDGLPNDYLAVIAKKFGAAVVTPEHRYYGKSSPFDSLTTDNLRFLSSKQALFDLAVFRQYYQEKLNSQYNRSAGFDNPWFVFGVSYSGALSAWFRLKFPHLTCGSLASSGVVLAVYNFTDFDKQVGVSAGPECKAALQEITRLVDEQLRSDSHSVKALFGADSLKNDGDFLFLLADAAATTFQYGNPDALCSPLANAKKKGESLVETYAHFVKDYFVKKLGTTVSSYDQEYLKETTPDDSSSRLWWFQVCSEVAYFQVAPKNDSVRSAQVNTRYNLDLCKNVYGEGVYPDVFMTNLYYGGTSIAASKIVFTNGSQDPWRHASKQKSSEDMPSYIIKCSNCGHGTDLRGCPQLPFRIEGDSSNCTSPEAVNIVRKQIVKNIDLWLSQCHEPTRTW; encoded by the exons ATGGTGTCCCGCGCTGGGTTCGCCTCCCTCCTCGGCGCCtccttcctcctgctcctcctgcGCAGCGCCGAGCCGCTCGGGTTCAACCACCGCCCGACGAccgccggcgacgagctctcgGCCGCCCCGAGCAGATACCTGACGCGGGAGGAGCGCTGGATGAGCCAGCGCCTGGACCACTTCTCCCCCACC GACCATCGCCAATTCAAGCAGCGCTACTTCGAGTTCCTGGACTACCACGACGACCCCACCGGCCCGGTGTTCCTGCGCATCTGCGGCGAGTCCTCCTGCGACGGCCTCCCCAACGACTACCTGGCCGTCATCGCCAAGAAGTTCGGCGCCGCGGTGGTGACGCCGGAGCACCGGTACTACGGCAAGAGCTCCCCGTTCGACAGCCTCACCACCGACAACCTCAGGTTCCTCTCGTCCAAGCAGGCGCTCTTCGACCTCGCCGTCTTCCGCCAGTATTACCAG GAAAAACTGAATTCTCAGTACAACCGGAGCGCGGGGTTCGACAATCCGTGGTTCGTCTTCGGGGTCTCCTACTCCGGGGCTCTCAGCGCATGGTTCAGGCTCAAGTTCCCACACCTGACATGCGGAAGCCTCGCGAGCTCCGGGGTGGTTCTTGCTGTGTACAACTTCACTGATTTCGACAAGCAG GTCGGAGTTTCGGCTGGCCCTGAGTGCAAAGCTGCCCTCCAGGAAATAACTAGACTTGTCGACGAACAGCTTCGGTCGGATAGCCACTCGGTGAAGGCCTTGTTCGGAGCGGACTCG TTGAAAAATGACGGTGACTTCCTCTTTCTACTGGCAGATGCAGCAGCCACAACA TTCCAGTATGGGAATCCTGATGCCTTGTGCTCTCCTCTAGCAAATGCGAAGAAAAAGGGGGAAAGTTTGGTG GAAACATATGCTCACTTTGTGAAAGATTACTTTGTTAAAAAATTGGGGACTACAGTATCTTCTTATGATCAAGAGTATTTGAAGGAGACAACTCCCGATGATTCTA GTTCTAGGCTTTGGTGGTTCCAAGTTTGCAGTGAAGTTGCCTATTTTCAAGTCGCACCCAAAAATGATAGTGTTCGTTCTGCGCAGGTCAATACAAG GTACAATTTGGACCTGTGTAAAAATGTTTATGGAGAAGGAGTTTATCCTGATGTGTTCATGACAAACTTATATTATGGAGGCACAAGTATTGCCG CTTCTAAAATTGTGTTTACAAATGGCTCTCAAGATCCATGGCGTCATGCCTCCAAACAGAAGTCATCGGAAGACA TGCCATCATACATAATCAAATGTAGCAACTGCGGACATGGCACTGATTTGAGAGGATGTCCCCAGCTTCCTTTCAGGATTGAAG GTGACTCTTCAAACTGCACGTCCCCAGAAGCTGTGAACATAGTAAGGAAGCAGATCGTCAAGAACATCGACCTGTGGCTATCACAATGCCATGAACCAACAAG GACGTGGTGA
- the LOC123181302 gene encoding probable serine protease EDA2 — protein sequence MGAGTTAGATSRLAVVPLLLLPLLLARGAEAVSLWRPPPEAGLLGSAPGRFLTQEEHWMSQTLDHFSPTDHRQFKQRYYEFLDYHRAPNGPVFLNICGEASCTGISNNYLAVMAKKFGAALVSPEHRYYGKSSPFEDLTTENLRFLSSKQALSDLAVFRQYYQETLNAKYNRSGVDNSWFVFGGSYSGALSAWFRLKFPHLTCGSLASSGVVLAVYNFTDFDKQIGESAGPECKEALQEVTRLVDGQLQSGHNLVKELFGAKLLENDGDFLYLLADAAAIAFQYGNPDVLCSPLVEAKKNGTDLVEAFAHYVNDYYVGTFRASVASYDQNYLKNTTPAESSYRLWWYQVCSEVAYFQVAPKNDSVRSAKIDTRYHLDLCKNVFGEGVYPDVSMTNLYYGGTRIAGSKIVFANGSQDPWRHASKQKSSEELPSYLIECSNCGHCTDISGCPQAPSNIGGDSSKCSSPEAVNKVRKQIVDHIDLWLSECQDQGRDTVTKQGSRWSIATY from the exons ATGGGAGCCGGAACTACCGCCGGCGCCACCTCCCGCCTCGCCGTCGTTCCACTCCTGCTGTTACCCCTACTCCTCGCGCGCGGCGCCGAGGCTGTCAGCCTCTGGCGGCCGCCGCCGGAGGCCGGGCTCCTGGGCTCCGCCCCAGGCAGGTTCCTGACGCAGGAGGAGCACTGGATGAGCCAAACCCTCGACCACTTCTCCCCCACC GATCATCGGCAATTCAAGCAGCGGTACTACGAATTTCTTGATTACCACCGAGCTCCAAATGGGCCGGTCTTCTTAAATATATGTGGAGAAGCTTCATGCACTGGGATTTCTAACAACTACTTAGCT GTGATGGCCAAGAAGTTTGGCGCTGCTTTGGTTTCTCCCGAGCATCGATACTATGGGAAGAGTTCCCCTTTTGAGGATTTGACGACAGAAAATCTAAGGTTCTTGTCATCGAAGCAGGCTTTATCTGATTTGGCTGTTTTCCGCCAGTATTATCAG GAAACATTAAATGCCAAGTATAATCGCTCAGGAGTAGACAATTCTTGGTTTGTGTTTGGAGGGTCGTACTCTGGAGCTCTCAGTGCTTGGTTCAGATTGAAATTTCCTCACTTAACATGTGGAAGTCTTGCAAGTTCAGGGGTTGTTCTTGCTGTTTACAACTTTACTGACTTCGACAAACAG ATTGGGGAGTCAGCTGGTCCAGAATGCAAAGAAGCACTTCAAGAAGTAACAAGACTTGTTGATGGACAACTTCAGTCTGGCCACAACTTGGTTAAAGAACTGTTTGGAGCAAAACTG TTAGAAAATGATGGTGACTTCCTTTACCTACTAGCAGACGCTGCAGCTATTGCG TTCCAATATGGCAACCCTGATGTTTTGTGCTCCCCACTAGTTGAAGCAAAGAAGAATGGTACGGAtttggtg GAAGCATTTGCTCATTACGTGAACGACTATTATGTTGGCACATTTAGGGCATCAGTTGCATCATATGATCAGAACTATTTGAAGAACACAACCCCTGCTGAATCTT CATATCGATTGTGGTGGTATCAAGTTTGCAGTGAGGTTGCATATTTCCAAGTGGCGCCAAAAAATGATAGCGTCCGTTCTGCAAAGATTGATACAAG GTATCATTTAGACTTGTGCAAAAATGTTTTTGGGGAAGGAGTTTATCCTGATGTGTCCATGACAAACTTATACTATGGAGGCACAAGAATTGCAG GTTCTAAAATTGTTTTTGCAAATGGCTCTCAAGACCCATGGCGCCATGCTTCTAAGCAGAAATCATCGGAAGAAC TGCCATCATACTTAATTGAGTGCAGCAACTGTGGGCATTGCACTGATATCTCCGGATGCCCTCAAGCACCCTCAAATATTGGAG GTGATTCATCCAAATGCTCATCTCCAGAAGCAGTCAACAAGGTAAGGAAGCAGATCGTGGATCACATCGACCTGTGGTTGTCGGAATGCCAAGACCAAG GACGCGACACGGTGACGAAGCAGGGGAGCAGATGGAGCATAGCTACCTACTGA
- the LOC123181301 gene encoding probable serine protease EDA2 isoform X1 has product MVSRAGFASLLGASFLLLLLRSAEPLGFNHRPTTAGDELSAAPSRYLTREERWMSQRLDHFSPTDHRQFKQRYFEFLDYHDDPTGPVFLRICGESSCDGLPNDYLAVIAKKFGAAVVTPEHRYYGKSSPFDSLTTDNLRFLSSKQALFDLAVFRQYYQEKLNSQYNRSAGFDNPWFVFGVSYSGALSAWFRLKFPHLTCGSLASSGVVLAVYNFTDFDKQVGVSAGPECKAALQEITRLVDEQLRSDSHSVKALFGADSLKNDGDFLFLLADAAATTFQYGNPDALCSPLANAKKKGESLVETYAHFVKDYFVKKLGTTVSSYDQEYLKETTPDDSSSRLWWFQVCSEVAYFQVAPKNDSVRSAQVNTRYNLDLCKNVYGEGVYPDVFMTNLYYGGTSIAASKIVFTNGSQDPWRHASKQKSSEDMPSYIIKCSNCGHGTDLRGCPQLPFRIEGDSSNCTSPEAVNIVRKQIVKNIDLWLSQCHEPTRSGSGTPSHSMAKLCSDHELPFTPLWLREVARLPSGSSHR; this is encoded by the exons ATGGTGTCCCGCGCTGGGTTCGCCTCCCTCCTCGGCGCCtccttcctcctgctcctcctgcGCAGCGCCGAGCCGCTCGGGTTCAACCACCGCCCGACGAccgccggcgacgagctctcgGCCGCCCCGAGCAGATACCTGACGCGGGAGGAGCGCTGGATGAGCCAGCGCCTGGACCACTTCTCCCCCACC GACCATCGCCAATTCAAGCAGCGCTACTTCGAGTTCCTGGACTACCACGACGACCCCACCGGCCCGGTGTTCCTGCGCATCTGCGGCGAGTCCTCCTGCGACGGCCTCCCCAACGACTACCTGGCCGTCATCGCCAAGAAGTTCGGCGCCGCGGTGGTGACGCCGGAGCACCGGTACTACGGCAAGAGCTCCCCGTTCGACAGCCTCACCACCGACAACCTCAGGTTCCTCTCGTCCAAGCAGGCGCTCTTCGACCTCGCCGTCTTCCGCCAGTATTACCAG GAAAAACTGAATTCTCAGTACAACCGGAGCGCGGGGTTCGACAATCCGTGGTTCGTCTTCGGGGTCTCCTACTCCGGGGCTCTCAGCGCATGGTTCAGGCTCAAGTTCCCACACCTGACATGCGGAAGCCTCGCGAGCTCCGGGGTGGTTCTTGCTGTGTACAACTTCACTGATTTCGACAAGCAG GTCGGAGTTTCGGCTGGCCCTGAGTGCAAAGCTGCCCTCCAGGAAATAACTAGACTTGTCGACGAACAGCTTCGGTCGGATAGCCACTCGGTGAAGGCCTTGTTCGGAGCGGACTCG TTGAAAAATGACGGTGACTTCCTCTTTCTACTGGCAGATGCAGCAGCCACAACA TTCCAGTATGGGAATCCTGATGCCTTGTGCTCTCCTCTAGCAAATGCGAAGAAAAAGGGGGAAAGTTTGGTG GAAACATATGCTCACTTTGTGAAAGATTACTTTGTTAAAAAATTGGGGACTACAGTATCTTCTTATGATCAAGAGTATTTGAAGGAGACAACTCCCGATGATTCTA GTTCTAGGCTTTGGTGGTTCCAAGTTTGCAGTGAAGTTGCCTATTTTCAAGTCGCACCCAAAAATGATAGTGTTCGTTCTGCGCAGGTCAATACAAG GTACAATTTGGACCTGTGTAAAAATGTTTATGGAGAAGGAGTTTATCCTGATGTGTTCATGACAAACTTATATTATGGAGGCACAAGTATTGCCG CTTCTAAAATTGTGTTTACAAATGGCTCTCAAGATCCATGGCGTCATGCCTCCAAACAGAAGTCATCGGAAGACA TGCCATCATACATAATCAAATGTAGCAACTGCGGACATGGCACTGATTTGAGAGGATGTCCCCAGCTTCCTTTCAGGATTGAAG GTGACTCTTCAAACTGCACGTCCCCAGAAGCTGTGAACATAGTAAGGAAGCAGATCGTCAAGAACATCGACCTGTGGCTATCACAATGCCATGAACCAACAAGGTCAGGGTCTGGGACGCCTAGCCATTCGATGGCAAAACTGTGCAGTGATCATGAGCTGCCCTTCACACCTCTATGGTTGAGGGAGGTCGCTCGCCTTCCAAGTGGCAGCAGCCACCGTTAG